Proteins co-encoded in one Mycobacteriales bacterium genomic window:
- a CDS encoding thioredoxin domain-containing protein, translating to MANRLASATSPYLLQHKDNPVDWWPWSDDAFAAAVRRELPILLSVGYAACHWCHVMAHESFEDEATAAYLNEHFVCIKVDREERPDVDAVYMEATQAMTGSGGWPMTCILTPTGEPFFCGTYFPPRDRPGMPSFRHVLEAIVEAWSTRREEIVQAGTRVVDQLAERATPPLRSGEITAEVLDAAALVLSQEHNDSTGGFGGAPQFPPSMTLEFLLRHAARTGSARSEQIVAITCERMARGGMYDQLAGGFARYSVDAEWVVPHFEKMLYDNALLARVYAHWWRLSGSPLGRRIALETCDWMIADLLTGDGGFASSLDADSDGEEGRYYVWTPDEVGLRAAEIFGVTVDGTFEHGRSVPQLRADPQDHDEYAAERARLLALRITRVPPGRDDKVVTAWNGLAIAALAETGALFGRADLVETARSCAQMLVERHLVEGRLRRVSRDGSVGDPVGVLEDYGDLAEGLLTLHQVSGERQWLDIALQLLGVATAHFADEDGRFFDTADDAQRLVRRPQDPTDGATPSGFSAVVGAMLTASALTGDADLRERAGVALGHAAALIRRFPRFAGWSAAVSEALLAGPLEIAVVAAPELAALARCATSPGAVVVTDGQSPLLVDRPPGAAYVCRGFVCDAPTTDPATLATRVGARRAAETTNGSAGL from the coding sequence ATGGCTAACCGCCTTGCCTCTGCGACGAGTCCGTATCTGTTGCAGCACAAGGACAATCCGGTCGACTGGTGGCCGTGGTCCGACGACGCGTTCGCCGCTGCGGTACGTCGTGAACTGCCGATCCTGCTGAGCGTCGGCTACGCCGCGTGCCATTGGTGTCACGTGATGGCACACGAGTCGTTCGAGGACGAGGCAACTGCGGCGTACCTGAACGAGCACTTCGTGTGCATCAAGGTCGACCGTGAAGAGCGGCCGGACGTCGACGCCGTCTACATGGAGGCGACGCAGGCGATGACCGGCAGCGGGGGCTGGCCGATGACGTGCATCCTCACGCCCACCGGCGAGCCGTTCTTCTGCGGAACCTACTTCCCGCCGCGCGACCGGCCCGGGATGCCGTCGTTCCGGCACGTGCTCGAGGCGATCGTCGAAGCCTGGTCCACCAGGCGCGAGGAGATCGTCCAGGCCGGCACGCGCGTGGTCGACCAGCTGGCCGAGCGAGCGACCCCGCCGCTGCGTTCCGGTGAGATCACCGCCGAGGTGCTCGACGCCGCCGCGCTCGTGCTCTCGCAGGAGCACAACGACTCCACTGGCGGCTTCGGCGGCGCACCGCAGTTCCCGCCTTCGATGACGTTGGAGTTCCTGCTTCGCCATGCCGCCCGCACTGGATCCGCGCGCAGCGAGCAGATCGTTGCGATCACCTGTGAGCGGATGGCGCGAGGTGGCATGTACGACCAGCTCGCCGGCGGGTTCGCCCGCTACTCGGTCGATGCCGAGTGGGTCGTCCCGCATTTTGAAAAGATGCTGTACGACAACGCGTTGCTTGCCCGCGTCTATGCACACTGGTGGCGATTGAGCGGTTCGCCGCTCGGTCGCCGGATCGCCCTCGAGACCTGCGACTGGATGATCGCGGACCTGCTGACCGGCGACGGCGGTTTCGCTTCGTCACTCGACGCCGACAGCGATGGCGAAGAAGGCCGTTACTACGTATGGACGCCCGACGAGGTCGGCTTACGTGCGGCGGAGATCTTCGGCGTCACGGTCGATGGCACCTTCGAGCACGGCCGATCGGTTCCTCAGCTTCGCGCCGACCCGCAGGATCACGACGAGTACGCCGCCGAGCGAGCCCGGCTGCTGGCGCTCCGGATCACTCGCGTGCCGCCCGGCCGTGACGACAAGGTCGTCACCGCCTGGAACGGTCTGGCCATCGCGGCGCTCGCCGAGACCGGAGCTCTTTTCGGGCGCGCCGACCTGGTAGAGACCGCGCGAAGCTGTGCACAGATGCTGGTCGAGCGTCATCTCGTCGAGGGGCGGCTGCGGCGCGTGTCGCGGGACGGTTCGGTCGGTGACCCGGTGGGTGTGCTCGAGGACTACGGCGACCTCGCCGAGGGGTTGCTCACGCTCCATCAGGTGTCCGGGGAGCGTCAGTGGCTGGACATCGCACTGCAGCTGCTCGGCGTCGCGACCGCACACTTCGCGGACGAGGACGGCCGGTTCTTCGACACGGCGGACGACGCGCAGCGGCTGGTACGCCGGCCCCAGGATCCGACCGACGGCGCGACGCCGTCCGGCTTCTCGGCCGTGGTCGGCGCGATGCTGACCGCATCCGCGCTGACCGGCGACGCCGACCTTCGGGAACGTGCGGGCGTCGCACTCGGCCACGCCGCCGCGCTCATCCGGCGCTTCCCCCGCTTCGCGGGGTGGTCGGCGGCAGTGAGCGAGGCCCTGCTGGCCGGTCCGCTGGAGATCGCCGTCGTGGCGGCACCGGAGCTTGCCGCGCTGGCGCGCTGCGCCACCTCGCCCGGCGCGGTCGTGGTCACCGATGGGCAGTCTCCGCTGCTGGTCGACCGCCCGCCGGGGGCGGCGTACGTCTGCCGAGGCTTCGTGTGCGACGCACCGACAACCGATCCGGCCACCCTTGCGACCCGGGTCGGAGCGCGGCGAGCCGCAGAGACTACCAACGGCAGCGCCGGGCTCTAA
- a CDS encoding ATP-binding protein: MDPVRNPYAPGAGRIPAALVGRDAELLEWRVAVQRLQIGRSARPCVLYGLRGVGKTVLLSVFHREASASGWITAQVEAGAGKPLRAALADALHAPLSDLARPSAGKRLLQGLKTALSFRASVDATGTWSFGLDLTESAGGGADTGSFETDLTKLVRDLSAAAAEEGVGLAVLIDEAQDLTADELTAICATAHLASQNSWPCLFALAGLPNLPRVLAEAKSYAERLFRFMRIEELAPELAREALVEPSVAEGVSWDQDAVDLILRAAAGYPYFLQQYGQETWAEAAEPHVTLADARVGAARGRAALDDGFFRARWDRATRAEQQYMRALAVDGDLAASSSEVARRLGRAPTSFGPARASLISKGLIYAPEHGVIAFTVPGMAEFIQRQAEP; this comes from the coding sequence ATGGACCCGGTGCGGAACCCGTATGCGCCGGGCGCCGGCCGGATCCCGGCCGCCTTGGTCGGCCGCGACGCCGAGCTGCTCGAGTGGCGGGTAGCGGTCCAGCGCCTTCAGATCGGGCGCTCGGCCCGGCCCTGCGTCCTCTACGGCCTTCGCGGGGTGGGCAAGACCGTTCTGCTCAGCGTGTTCCATCGAGAGGCATCCGCCAGCGGGTGGATCACCGCGCAGGTCGAGGCAGGGGCGGGCAAGCCGCTGCGTGCCGCCCTTGCCGATGCGCTGCACGCGCCGCTGTCCGATCTGGCCCGGCCCAGTGCCGGCAAGCGGCTGCTGCAGGGCCTGAAGACTGCGCTGAGCTTCCGTGCCTCCGTCGATGCCACCGGGACGTGGAGTTTCGGCCTGGACCTGACGGAGAGCGCGGGCGGCGGTGCGGACACCGGATCGTTCGAGACCGACCTGACCAAGCTCGTGCGCGACCTTTCCGCCGCTGCGGCCGAGGAGGGCGTCGGCCTTGCGGTCCTCATCGACGAGGCTCAGGACCTGACCGCCGACGAGCTCACCGCGATCTGCGCGACGGCCCACCTCGCGAGCCAGAACTCATGGCCGTGCCTGTTCGCTCTCGCCGGACTGCCCAACCTGCCGCGCGTCCTCGCCGAGGCGAAGTCCTACGCCGAACGGCTGTTCCGCTTCATGCGGATCGAAGAGCTGGCACCGGAACTCGCTCGTGAAGCGCTGGTCGAACCATCGGTCGCCGAGGGTGTCAGCTGGGATCAGGACGCTGTCGACCTCATCCTGCGCGCGGCGGCGGGCTATCCGTACTTCCTGCAGCAGTACGGCCAGGAGACGTGGGCGGAAGCGGCCGAGCCGCACGTCACGCTGGCCGACGCGCGCGTCGGCGCAGCCCGCGGCCGCGCGGCGCTCGACGACGGCTTCTTCCGCGCGCGCTGGGACCGCGCGACGCGCGCCGAGCAGCAGTACATGCGCGCCCTCGCCGTCGATGGTGACCTTGCGGCGAGCTCGAGCGAAGTGGCTCGCCGCCTCGGCCGGGCACCGACCAGCTTCGGCCCGGCGCGAGCGAGCCTGATCTCGAAAGGCCTCATCTACGCGCCGGAGCACGGCGTGATCGCCTTCACCGTTCCGGGCATGGCCGAGTTCATCCAGCGCCAAGCCGAACCGTAA
- a CDS encoding YciI family protein, translating to MICIQLSFNESQARLDARPAHRDRLAALHAEGRLLAAGPWSDDSGALIVLTTGEAEAREIMAADPFYSTPGVTVAAVREWNPVVGPAPV from the coding sequence ATGATCTGTATCCAGTTGTCCTTCAATGAGTCTCAGGCCCGTCTGGACGCCCGTCCGGCTCACCGAGACCGGCTCGCCGCGCTCCACGCCGAAGGGCGGCTGCTGGCGGCCGGCCCGTGGTCGGACGACTCCGGCGCGCTGATCGTTCTCACCACCGGGGAAGCCGAAGCCCGCGAGATCATGGCCGCGGACCCCTTCTACTCCACGCCGGGCGTCACGGTTGCCGCGGTTCGCGAGTGGAACCCGGTCGTCGGACCGGCGCCCGTCTGA
- a CDS encoding glycosyltransferase family 39 protein, producing MRPSLLALLVTTAVLYVWGLGASGWANSFYSAAVQAGATSWKAFFFGSFDSSSFITVDKPPAALWVMELSARMFGVNAWSILVPQAVEGVAAVGLLYATVRRHFSATAGLLAGVVLATTPVATLMFRFNNPDALLVLLLVAAAYAVTRALESASTRWLVLAGVFIGFGFITKMLQAFLILPGFALVYLAYARTSLRRRVLQLLAAGVAVVVAAGWWVAAVMLTPAADRPYVGGSTNDSVLQLAFGYNGLGRLTGNETGSVGGGGGGTGGGMWGATGITRLFGADMGGQVSWLIPAALLLAAGAWWAVRRTERSSQRRAQILLWLSWLLVTGLVFSFSKGIIHPYYTVALAPAIGALVGIGATALWRSRESVWCRGLLAATVAVTAIWSHQLLARSPSWHPWLRGFVLVAGILAAAALLLPPIVVRRASVGRAIAGAALVVALAGPVAYSLDTAATPHDGAIPSAGPTVTTAAFGGPGGGAGRGPGGSQARSSQGPGLAAPGFAGRGTGGFGAQGSPPGFTTGGQGSSGNGFGRGGFGASPTQGGGGLLNAGSVSRALTSALKANASSYRWVAATVGAENASGYQLAADEPVMAIGGFNGTDPSPTLAQFEAYVRAGDIHYFIASESGGFGAAQGGSGDATEITRWVESHFTSTTIGGTTVYDLTSSTSTSAAPTESAST from the coding sequence GTGCGACCAAGCCTGCTCGCGCTGCTCGTAACGACTGCGGTGCTCTATGTGTGGGGCCTCGGCGCGTCCGGCTGGGCGAACAGCTTCTACTCCGCCGCCGTGCAGGCGGGCGCGACGAGCTGGAAGGCGTTCTTCTTCGGCTCGTTCGACTCGTCGAGCTTCATCACCGTCGACAAACCACCGGCTGCGTTGTGGGTGATGGAGCTGTCCGCGCGAATGTTCGGCGTCAACGCCTGGAGCATCCTTGTGCCGCAGGCCGTTGAAGGAGTCGCGGCGGTCGGCTTGCTCTACGCGACGGTACGGCGGCACTTCTCCGCGACGGCCGGGTTGCTCGCCGGCGTGGTGCTGGCGACGACGCCGGTCGCGACGCTGATGTTCCGCTTCAACAACCCGGACGCGCTGCTCGTGCTGCTGCTGGTCGCTGCGGCCTATGCGGTCACTCGTGCACTCGAGTCGGCGAGCACGCGCTGGCTCGTGCTGGCCGGCGTCTTCATCGGTTTCGGCTTCATCACCAAGATGCTCCAGGCGTTCCTGATCCTGCCCGGCTTCGCGTTGGTGTACCTCGCGTACGCGCGCACGTCGCTGCGGCGACGGGTGCTTCAGCTGCTCGCCGCGGGCGTTGCCGTCGTGGTCGCGGCCGGATGGTGGGTCGCGGCGGTGATGCTGACGCCGGCGGCGGACCGGCCGTATGTCGGCGGATCCACCAACGACTCGGTACTGCAGCTGGCGTTCGGCTACAACGGACTCGGCCGCTTGACCGGCAACGAGACCGGCAGCGTCGGCGGCGGTGGTGGTGGCACCGGCGGCGGGATGTGGGGAGCGACCGGCATCACCAGGCTGTTCGGGGCTGACATGGGTGGTCAGGTGTCGTGGCTGATCCCGGCCGCGTTGCTGCTCGCTGCCGGCGCATGGTGGGCGGTCCGCCGTACCGAGCGCAGCTCGCAACGGCGCGCGCAGATCCTGCTGTGGCTGAGCTGGCTGCTCGTGACCGGTCTGGTCTTCTCGTTCAGCAAGGGGATCATCCACCCCTACTACACGGTTGCGCTGGCACCTGCGATCGGTGCGCTGGTCGGCATCGGCGCGACCGCACTGTGGCGTTCTCGCGAAAGCGTGTGGTGTCGAGGTCTGCTCGCGGCGACAGTCGCGGTCACCGCGATCTGGTCGCATCAGCTGCTTGCCCGCAGCCCGTCGTGGCATCCGTGGCTACGCGGCTTCGTACTGGTGGCCGGGATCCTTGCCGCCGCGGCGTTGCTTCTGCCTCCGATCGTCGTGCGGCGAGCTTCGGTCGGGCGGGCCATTGCGGGCGCTGCTCTGGTCGTCGCGCTCGCCGGGCCGGTCGCGTACTCCCTCGACACCGCCGCGACTCCGCACGACGGCGCGATCCCGTCAGCCGGGCCGACCGTGACGACGGCCGCGTTCGGCGGCCCGGGCGGCGGCGCCGGCCGAGGACCGGGTGGCTCGCAGGCCAGAAGCTCGCAGGGACCGGGCCTCGCGGCGCCGGGCTTCGCCGGCCGGGGCACCGGGGGGTTCGGTGCGCAGGGCAGTCCGCCCGGCTTCACGACCGGTGGCCAGGGCTCGAGCGGCAACGGCTTCGGTCGCGGCGGCTTCGGCGCTTCGCCGACTCAGGGCGGTGGCGGCCTGCTGAACGCCGGCTCGGTCAGTCGTGCCTTGACCAGTGCGCTCAAGGCGAACGCCTCGTCGTACCGCTGGGTTGCCGCCACCGTCGGTGCAGAGAACGCGTCGGGCTACCAGCTGGCGGCCGACGAGCCGGTCATGGCGATCGGTGGTTTCAACGGCACCGATCCCTCGCCCACGCTGGCGCAGTTCGAGGCCTACGTCCGGGCCGGTGACATCCACTACTTCATCGCCAGCGAATCGGGCGGGTTCGGTGCCGCGCAGGGCGGCAGCGGCGACGCCACCGAGATCACCCGATGGGTCGAGTCGCACTTCACCTCGACCACGATCGGCGGTACGACGGTCTACGACCTGACCTCATCGACCTCGACCTCGGCGGCGCCGACGGAGTCCGCGTCGACGTGA
- a CDS encoding MarR family transcriptional regulator, with protein MTVTTESISYAETAARLRVAIARLARQLRQNSPGGLSLSQWSALATVEDGSSMRIGDLADREGVSAPTATRLVASLEEAGLLSRTADPSDRRTAYVALTDAGHAKLEWARDTRNASLAERLSQLSEPQVRRLAELIPLLESLLGD; from the coding sequence GTGACCGTGACAACGGAGTCGATCTCCTACGCCGAAACCGCCGCCCGGCTCCGGGTCGCAATCGCGCGGCTGGCCCGCCAGCTCCGGCAGAACAGTCCCGGTGGGCTGTCGCTCTCCCAGTGGTCGGCGCTGGCCACTGTCGAGGACGGCAGCTCGATGCGGATCGGCGATCTCGCGGACCGCGAGGGCGTGAGCGCACCGACCGCGACGCGGTTGGTCGCCAGCCTCGAGGAGGCCGGCCTGCTGTCGCGGACCGCGGATCCGTCCGACCGCCGTACGGCGTACGTTGCGCTGACCGACGCCGGCCACGCGAAGCTTGAATGGGCGAGGGACACTCGAAACGCTTCGCTTGCGGAGCGCCTCTCTCAGCTGTCAGAACCGCAAGTGCGCCGGCTCGCCGAGCTGATCCCGCTGCTGGAGTCGTTGCTCGGCGACTAG
- the mca gene encoding mycothiol conjugate amidase Mca translates to MSDEPLRLLAVHAHPDDEASKGAATVARYVREGVEVLIATCTGGERGSILNPAMDTPEVNANLSGIRHHEMQRAIEILGAHHTWLGFVDSGLPEGDPLPPLPEGCFALETLHDAAEPLVRVVRTFRPHVITTYDENGGYPHPDHIMCHKVSVEAFEAAGDPDRYPGTGEPWQPLKLYYHMTFHRNRFLALHEAMVEAGLESPYADRLEEWTERPDLGYRVTTRVNCADYFEIRDKALIAHATQVDPTSFWFACPLEIQRKAWPTEDYELARSLVDTVKPEDDLFAGIKDEVRQ, encoded by the coding sequence GTGAGTGACGAACCGCTTCGACTGCTTGCCGTGCACGCGCATCCCGATGACGAGGCGAGCAAGGGCGCCGCGACGGTCGCCCGCTACGTGCGCGAGGGCGTCGAGGTTCTGATCGCCACGTGCACCGGCGGCGAGCGTGGATCGATCCTCAATCCGGCGATGGACACACCGGAGGTCAACGCCAACCTGAGCGGGATCCGCCATCACGAGATGCAGCGCGCGATCGAGATCCTCGGCGCGCACCACACCTGGCTCGGCTTCGTCGACTCCGGGCTTCCCGAGGGCGACCCGCTGCCGCCGTTGCCCGAGGGCTGCTTCGCCTTGGAGACGCTGCACGACGCCGCGGAACCGCTCGTCCGGGTCGTGCGCACGTTCCGGCCGCACGTCATAACGACGTACGACGAGAACGGCGGCTACCCGCACCCGGATCACATCATGTGCCATAAGGTCAGCGTGGAAGCGTTCGAGGCGGCTGGTGATCCCGATCGCTATCCCGGCACCGGCGAGCCCTGGCAGCCGCTGAAGCTCTACTACCACATGACGTTCCACCGCAACCGCTTCCTTGCCCTGCACGAGGCGATGGTCGAGGCCGGACTCGAGTCGCCGTACGCCGATCGGCTCGAGGAGTGGACCGAGCGGCCCGATCTCGGGTATCGCGTCACGACGCGGGTGAACTGCGCGGACTACTTCGAGATCCGGGACAAGGCGCTCATCGCGCATGCGACCCAAGTCGATCCGACATCGTTCTGGTTTGCCTGCCCGCTGGAGATTCAACGCAAGGCGTGGCCGACCGAGGACTATGAGTTGGCGCGATCGCTGGTGGACACGGTCAAGCCGGAGGACGATCTGTTCGCGGGGATCAAGGACGAGGTCAGACAGTGA
- the greA gene encoding transcription elongation factor GreA, translating into MSDATQTWLTQDAYDRLAAELEHLSGPARTEITARIAAARAEGDLKENGGYHAAKDEQGKMEARIRQLNQLLRNAKVGTPPSADAGVAGPGMVVTVRFSDGDEETFLIGSREEAAVTDLTVYSAQSPLGQALTGAKPGEAVSYAAPNGSEIAVEVIEVKAHTG; encoded by the coding sequence ATGAGCGACGCGACCCAGACCTGGCTGACGCAGGACGCCTACGACCGCCTCGCTGCCGAACTGGAGCACCTCTCCGGCCCCGCGCGCACGGAGATCACAGCGCGCATCGCCGCCGCCCGCGCCGAGGGCGACCTCAAGGAGAACGGCGGCTACCACGCGGCCAAGGACGAGCAGGGCAAGATGGAAGCGCGGATCCGCCAGCTCAACCAGCTGCTTCGCAATGCAAAGGTCGGTACGCCGCCGTCGGCCGACGCAGGCGTCGCCGGGCCGGGCATGGTCGTCACCGTTCGGTTCAGCGACGGCGACGAGGAGACCTTCTTGATCGGCTCGCGCGAAGAGGCGGCCGTCACCGACCTGACCGTCTACTCCGCACAGTCACCGCTCGGCCAGGCGCTCACCGGCGCGAAGCCGGGCGAGGCGGTCAGCTACGCCGCTCCCAACGGCAGCGAGATCGCCGTCGAGGTCATCGAGGTCAAGGCCCACACCGGCTGA
- the ilvA gene encoding threonine ammonia-lyase: MAASVPAAETPAAVGLADIEAARDLLGDVVRRTPLENSRPLAKLVGGPVHLKCENLQRTGSFKPRGAYVRISRLSPEERARGVVAASAGNHAQGVALAASLLGTQATVFMPEGAPIPKVTATKSYGADVRFVGTTLDQGLVAAKEFAASTGAVLIHPFDHPDIVAGQGTVGLEIVEQCPEVKTIVVSVGGGGLISGVAIAAKALLPGVRVVGVNAKGAASFPESLRQGRPVPLASMATMADGIAVGCPGELTFDLVRRYVDDVLTVPEDALARALLLILERAKLVVEPAGAAAVAAVMEAPEMFEPPVVALLSGGNVDPVLLARVVRHGMIAAGRYLAFHALIPDRPGELAKLLVELGGMGASVLDVEHLRTGPKLHIDEVEVSVQLETRGEEHCEAILSRIRECGYPLWVD; encoded by the coding sequence ATGGCCGCCTCAGTCCCTGCTGCCGAAACACCCGCCGCGGTCGGCCTCGCCGACATCGAAGCGGCACGCGACCTGCTCGGCGATGTCGTCCGTCGTACTCCGCTGGAGAACTCGCGGCCGCTGGCCAAGCTGGTCGGGGGTCCCGTACATCTCAAATGCGAGAACCTCCAGCGCACTGGATCGTTCAAGCCGCGCGGTGCGTATGTGCGGATCTCGCGGCTCAGCCCAGAGGAACGGGCGCGCGGCGTTGTCGCGGCGAGTGCGGGCAACCACGCGCAGGGGGTCGCGCTGGCGGCGTCGTTGCTCGGCACGCAGGCCACCGTGTTCATGCCCGAGGGCGCGCCGATCCCGAAGGTCACTGCGACGAAGTCGTACGGCGCCGACGTGCGGTTTGTCGGGACCACACTCGACCAGGGTCTCGTGGCCGCGAAGGAGTTCGCCGCGTCGACGGGCGCGGTTCTCATCCACCCGTTCGACCACCCGGACATCGTCGCGGGGCAGGGGACGGTCGGGCTCGAGATCGTCGAGCAATGTCCCGAGGTGAAGACGATCGTCGTCAGCGTCGGCGGTGGCGGGTTGATCTCCGGCGTAGCGATCGCGGCCAAGGCGTTGTTGCCGGGCGTCCGGGTGGTCGGCGTCAACGCGAAGGGCGCGGCCAGCTTCCCGGAGTCGCTGCGCCAAGGTCGCCCGGTACCGCTCGCGTCGATGGCGACGATGGCTGATGGCATCGCGGTCGGCTGCCCCGGCGAGCTGACCTTCGACCTCGTCCGCCGCTATGTCGACGACGTACTCACCGTGCCCGAGGACGCGTTGGCCCGCGCCCTGCTGCTGATCCTCGAGCGGGCGAAGCTGGTCGTCGAGCCGGCCGGCGCGGCTGCCGTTGCGGCGGTGATGGAAGCCCCCGAGATGTTCGAACCGCCCGTGGTGGCGCTGCTGTCGGGAGGCAACGTCGACCCGGTGCTGCTCGCCCGCGTGGTGCGGCACGGCATGATCGCCGCGGGTCGCTATCTCGCCTTCCACGCGCTGATCCCGGACCGTCCCGGCGAGCTTGCCAAGCTGCTGGTCGAGCTCGGCGGCATGGGTGCGAGCGTCCTGGACGTCGAGCATCTTCGGACCGGCCCCAAGCTGCACATCGACGAGGTCGAGGTCTCGGTCCAGCTGGAGACCCGCGGCGAGGAACACTGCGAGGCGATCCTCAGCCGGATCCGCGAGTGCGGCTACCCGCTCTGGGTGGACTGA
- a CDS encoding ROK family protein, whose protein sequence is MTPVGAVVPDDGILAIDVGGTKLAAAWVDRDGEVHDRRQVPTEPSGPGAGEELWTTLVGLLDAVCAGRSPAAVGVGCGGPMQWPAGLVSPLNLPAWRSFPLRSRLSERYPGRVVRLVNDAIAMAVGEHWRGAGRDAHGLLGIVVSTGVGGGLVLDGRIVAGPTGNAGHIGHVVVDPSGPACACGGLGCLEAIARGPAVVQWALDQGWKPTGVADGSALLDAARAGAEVAVAAFARAGEALGVAIASAAHLLELDVVAVGGGLTAAGDLLLGPARSAFARHARMDFVRDCRIVPAALGNDAGLVGAAALVAAGDRYWPAGAD, encoded by the coding sequence ATGACTCCGGTCGGCGCCGTCGTGCCGGACGACGGAATCCTCGCGATCGACGTCGGCGGCACCAAGCTCGCGGCGGCGTGGGTCGATCGCGACGGCGAGGTTCACGATCGCCGGCAGGTGCCCACCGAGCCGAGTGGTCCGGGCGCCGGCGAGGAGCTATGGACGACCCTCGTCGGTCTGCTCGATGCAGTCTGCGCCGGCCGGTCGCCGGCTGCCGTCGGCGTCGGCTGTGGGGGCCCGATGCAGTGGCCGGCGGGGTTGGTGTCGCCGCTCAACCTGCCGGCTTGGCGATCGTTCCCGTTGCGGTCCCGGCTGTCGGAGCGGTACCCGGGTCGCGTGGTCCGGCTGGTCAACGACGCGATCGCAATGGCGGTCGGCGAGCACTGGCGTGGTGCCGGGCGCGATGCGCACGGTCTGCTCGGCATCGTCGTCTCGACCGGCGTGGGCGGGGGACTTGTACTCGACGGCCGGATCGTCGCCGGCCCGACCGGCAACGCCGGCCACATCGGGCATGTCGTCGTCGATCCCTCGGGGCCGGCGTGCGCGTGTGGCGGCCTCGGTTGCCTGGAGGCGATCGCGCGCGGACCCGCAGTGGTGCAGTGGGCGCTCGACCAGGGCTGGAAGCCGACCGGCGTCGCCGACGGCTCGGCGTTGCTCGACGCGGCGCGGGCGGGTGCGGAGGTTGCGGTCGCTGCGTTTGCGCGCGCCGGCGAGGCGCTCGGCGTAGCGATCGCGTCGGCCGCCCATCTCCTCGAGCTCGATGTCGTCGCGGTGGGTGGCGGGCTCACCGCGGCCGGTGACCTGCTGCTCGGGCCCGCCCGGAGCGCATTCGCGCGGCACGCACGGATGGATTTCGTCCGCGACTGCCGGATCGTCCCGGCGGCGCTCGGCAATGACGCGGGCCTGGTCGGGGCGGCGGCGTTGGTGGCGGCCGGGGACCGCTACTGGCCCGCGGGTGCAGACTGA